From the genome of Streptacidiphilus sp. PB12-B1b:
CCCCACCGGCCACTACAGCCTGGTGCTGGCCGTCATCCCGCTGCTCGCCGCCGCCGTCCACGGCGTCCACGGCACGGCGGTGGTCGGCACCCTGACCGTGACCACCTATCTGGCCCTGCGCCACGAGCTGGCCGAGACCGGCACCACCGTCTGGCTGCTCAAGCTGGCCTTCATCGTGGTCGTCGCCTGCGTCGGCCTGCTGCTGGCCCAGGCCCGGGTGCGGGAGCGGCTGCTGGCGCACAGCCGGCACCTGGCCCTGAGCCTGCAGCACGGACTGCTGCCGCAGGAGCTGCCGCAGACCAGCGCGGTCGAGGTCTGCTACCGCTACGTCCCCGCGGACACCAAGGCCGGCGTCGGCGGGGACTGGTTCGACGTGATCCAGCTGTCCGGCGCCCGGGTGGCCCTGGTCATCGGGGACGTCACAGGCCACGGCATCCACGCCGCCGCCACGATGGGCCGGTTGCGCACCGCCGTGCACACCCTCGCCGACCTGGACCTCGCCCCGGACGAGCTGCTCTCCCGGATGGACGACCTGGTGGTCCGCCTCGGCGACCGCGAGAAGGACCGCGAGCCCGGCGCCACCTGCCTCTACCTGGTCTACGATCCCGTCTCCCGGGTCTGCAGCATGGCCGCGGCGGGCCACACGCCGCCCGCCTTCGTCCGGCCCGACGGCAGCGTCGAGTTCCCGCAGCTCCCGGAGCACCCGCCGCTCGGCGTGGGCGGCATGCCGTTCGAGAGCACCGAGCTCACCCTCCCCGAGGGCACCGTCATCGCGCTCTACACCGACGGCCTGCTGGACCTGCGCCGCCGCCACGCCGACGACGCACTCGGCCGCCTGGCCGAGGCGCTCACCCCCGGCGGCCACCCGCTGGACGAGATCTGCGACCGGATCTGCGCCGACGCCCGGCACCGTGCCGACGACGACGTCGCCCTGCTGCTGGCCCGCACCCGCGCCGTGGCCGACACCGAGATCGCCGCCTGGCAGTACCCGGCGGACCCGCGGTCAGTGGGCGAGGCCCGCGCGGCCGTCGGCCGCCAGCTGAGCGCCTGGGGCCTGGACGAGCAGGTGT
Proteins encoded in this window:
- a CDS encoding SpoIIE family protein phosphatase; the encoded protein is MDIASQALSSVRDNPYSFLQRALPTLLLLVSAVGLVIANPTGHYSLVLAVIPLLAAAVHGVHGTAVVGTLTVTTYLALRHELAETGTTVWLLKLAFIVVVACVGLLLAQARVRERLLAHSRHLALSLQHGLLPQELPQTSAVEVCYRYVPADTKAGVGGDWFDVIQLSGARVALVIGDVTGHGIHAAATMGRLRTAVHTLADLDLAPDELLSRMDDLVVRLGDREKDREPGATCLYLVYDPVSRVCSMAAAGHTPPAFVRPDGSVEFPQLPEHPPLGVGGMPFESTELTLPEGTVIALYTDGLLDLRRRHADDALGRLAEALTPGGHPLDEICDRICADARHRADDDVALLLARTRAVADTEIAAWQYPADPRSVGEARAAVGRQLSAWGLDEQVFPTELAVSELVTNAIRYASAPIALRLIRDRALICEVSDGSSTSPHLHHAQLMDEGGRGLYLVSRIADRWGTRYSGAGKTIWLEQALPAARAARAPAAPEAVPSAAA